A DNA window from Xanthomonas campestris pv. campestris str. ATCC 33913 contains the following coding sequences:
- a CDS encoding benzoate/H(+) symporter BenE family transporter, protein MSSARSLFRDLSLPAIAAGFVTVLVGFASSAVIVFEAARHLGADQAEIASWMWALGIGMGVTCIGLSLRYRVPVVTAWSTPGAAMLIGTAAGVPLREAIGAFVVAAVLGAVAGFTGLFERAIRRIPLSLASGMLAGVLLRFGLDLFVAMQSQAAMALSMLATYLIGRRWFARYAVIATLLVGIAIAAGGGLMHWNAVRLELARPVLMVPGLSWAALFGLAIPLFVVTMASQNVPGVAVMRASGYTVPISPTIGWIGVVNTVLAPFGGYALNLAAITAAICMGREAHEDPARRYPAAVAAGVFYIVIGLFGATVAAVFAAFPRELVMAIAGIALLGTIGNSLAAALREEPEREAALITFLVTASGLTLGGIGASFWGLLAGAITLIALRPRRPQH, encoded by the coding sequence ATGTCCTCCGCACGCAGCCTGTTCCGCGATCTGTCCCTGCCTGCCATCGCGGCAGGGTTCGTCACTGTATTGGTGGGCTTCGCCAGCTCGGCGGTGATCGTGTTCGAAGCGGCCCGGCATCTGGGGGCCGATCAGGCCGAGATCGCCTCATGGATGTGGGCGCTGGGCATTGGGATGGGCGTGACCTGCATCGGCCTGTCGCTGCGGTACCGGGTGCCGGTGGTCACGGCGTGGTCCACGCCTGGTGCGGCAATGTTGATTGGCACTGCGGCCGGGGTGCCGCTGCGGGAGGCGATCGGTGCATTCGTGGTGGCCGCCGTGCTGGGTGCGGTCGCTGGGTTCACCGGATTGTTCGAAAGGGCAATCCGGCGGATTCCGCTCTCGCTGGCGTCGGGCATGCTGGCTGGGGTGCTGCTGCGCTTCGGGTTGGACCTGTTCGTGGCGATGCAGAGCCAGGCAGCCATGGCGTTGTCGATGCTGGCGACTTATCTGATCGGGCGGCGCTGGTTTGCGCGCTATGCGGTCATCGCGACCTTGTTGGTCGGGATCGCGATTGCCGCCGGTGGCGGGCTGATGCACTGGAACGCGGTGCGGCTGGAACTGGCCCGGCCGGTGCTGATGGTGCCTGGCCTCTCGTGGGCGGCCCTGTTCGGGCTGGCGATTCCACTATTTGTGGTGACGATGGCTTCGCAGAACGTGCCCGGCGTGGCGGTGATGCGGGCCTCCGGCTATACGGTGCCGATCTCGCCCACGATTGGGTGGATCGGTGTGGTCAATACCGTCCTGGCGCCGTTCGGTGGCTACGCCTTGAACCTGGCGGCGATCACCGCAGCGATCTGCATGGGCCGCGAGGCGCACGAGGACCCGGCGCGCCGTTATCCCGCCGCGGTGGCCGCAGGGGTGTTCTACATCGTGATCGGCCTGTTCGGGGCGACGGTGGCGGCGGTGTTTGCGGCCTTCCCGCGCGAACTGGTGATGGCGATCGCCGGCATTGCGCTGCTGGGCACGATCGGCAACAGCCTGGCGGCGGCGTTGCGCGAGGAGCCGGAGCGCGAGGCGGCGCTGATCACCTTCCTGGTGACCGCCTCCGGACTCACGTTGGGCGGGATCGGGGCCTCGTTCTGGGGCTTGCTGGCCGGTGCGATCACCTTGATCGCCTTGCGGCCGCGCCGACCGCAGCACTGA
- the bphP gene encoding bacteriophytochrome BphP, with the protein MSTATNPLDLDVCAREPIHIPGLIQPYGVLLVIDPADGRIVQASTTAADLLGVPMAALLGMPYTQVLTLPEAQPFAVDDQPQHLMHAEVRFPQRATPPDSAWVAAWHLYPQQWLVEMEPRDARLLDVTLREAMPLLRSVERDPGIAEAAVRVAKGLRSLIGFDRVMIYRFDEEWNGDIIAEARKPELEAYLGLHYPASDIPAQARALYLRNRVRQIADVGYQPSPIQPTVHPQLGTPVDLSDVSLRSVSPVHLEYLANMGVTATLVASIVVNDALWGLISCHHYSPHFTNHAMRDVTDAVARTLAGRIGALQAVARARLESVLLTVREKLITDFNDAEHMTVELLDDMAPDLMDVVDADGVAIFHGNDISRHGTTPDVAALRRIRDHIESEHHDALREDAVGALHVDAIGEVFPELADLAPLAAGFIFVPLMPQSRSALLWTRREQIQQIKWAGNPQLAKLEDIPNSRLSPRKSFDLWQQTVRGRARRWSPLHLESARSLRVLIELMERKRFQQDFTLLEASLSRLRDGVAIIERGTANAAHRLLFVNTAFADVCGSDVAELIGRELQTLYASDAPRANVELLQDALRNGRAAYVTLPLQVSDGAPVYRQFHLEPLPSPSGVTAHWLLQLRDPE; encoded by the coding sequence TTGAGCACTGCAACCAACCCGTTGGACCTGGACGTCTGTGCGCGCGAACCCATCCATATTCCCGGCCTGATCCAGCCTTACGGCGTGCTGCTGGTGATCGACCCCGCCGACGGCCGCATCGTGCAGGCCAGCACCACCGCCGCCGATCTGCTCGGCGTGCCGATGGCCGCGCTGCTTGGCATGCCCTACACCCAGGTGCTGACGCTGCCCGAAGCACAGCCGTTCGCCGTCGATGACCAGCCACAGCACCTGATGCATGCCGAGGTGCGGTTCCCGCAACGCGCCACGCCACCAGACAGCGCCTGGGTCGCGGCCTGGCATCTGTATCCGCAGCAGTGGCTGGTGGAAATGGAGCCGCGCGATGCGCGCCTGCTCGATGTCACCCTGCGCGAGGCGATGCCGCTGCTGCGCAGTGTCGAACGCGATCCCGGCATCGCCGAGGCAGCGGTGCGCGTGGCCAAGGGCCTGCGCAGCCTGATCGGCTTCGACCGCGTGATGATCTACCGCTTCGATGAGGAGTGGAACGGCGACATCATCGCCGAGGCGCGCAAGCCGGAACTGGAGGCCTATCTCGGCCTGCATTACCCCGCCAGCGACATCCCGGCGCAGGCGCGCGCGCTGTACCTGCGCAACCGGGTCCGCCAGATTGCCGATGTCGGCTACCAGCCGTCGCCGATCCAGCCCACCGTGCATCCGCAGTTGGGCACGCCGGTGGATTTGAGCGATGTGAGCCTGCGCAGCGTTTCGCCGGTGCACCTGGAGTACCTGGCCAACATGGGCGTCACCGCCACGCTGGTCGCCTCCATCGTGGTCAACGATGCGCTGTGGGGGTTGATCTCCTGCCATCACTACAGCCCGCATTTCACCAACCACGCCATGCGCGATGTCACCGATGCGGTGGCGCGCACCCTGGCCGGGCGGATCGGCGCGCTGCAGGCGGTGGCCCGTGCGCGCCTGGAATCGGTGCTGCTCACCGTGCGCGAAAAACTCATCACCGACTTCAACGATGCCGAGCACATGACCGTCGAACTGCTCGACGACATGGCCCCGGACCTGATGGATGTGGTGGACGCCGACGGTGTGGCGATCTTCCACGGCAACGACATCAGCCGCCACGGCACCACCCCGGACGTGGCGGCGCTGCGGCGCATCCGCGATCACATCGAATCCGAACACCACGATGCCCTGCGCGAAGACGCGGTCGGCGCGCTGCATGTGGACGCCATCGGCGAGGTCTTCCCCGAGCTCGCCGACCTGGCGCCATTGGCGGCCGGCTTCATCTTCGTGCCGCTGATGCCGCAATCGCGCAGCGCCCTGCTATGGACCCGCCGCGAGCAGATCCAGCAGATCAAATGGGCCGGCAATCCGCAGCTGGCCAAGCTGGAAGACATCCCCAACTCGCGCTTGTCGCCACGCAAGAGTTTCGACCTGTGGCAGCAGACGGTGCGCGGCCGTGCGCGGCGCTGGTCGCCGCTGCACCTGGAATCGGCCCGCAGCCTGCGCGTGCTGATCGAACTGATGGAGCGCAAGCGCTTCCAGCAGGACTTCACCCTGCTGGAAGCCTCGCTCTCACGCCTGCGCGATGGCGTGGCCATCATCGAGCGCGGCACGGCCAATGCCGCGCACCGCCTGCTGTTCGTCAACACCGCCTTTGCCGATGTCTGCGGCAGCGACGTCGCCGAGCTGATCGGACGTGAGCTGCAGACGCTGTACGCCAGCGATGCACCACGCGCCAACGTGGAACTGTTGCAGGATGCGCTGCGCAACGGCCGGGCCGCCTACGTCACCTTGCCGTTGCAAGTGAGCGACGGCGCACCGGTCTATCGCCAGTTCCACCTTGAACCTCTCCCCAGCCCCAGCGGGGTGACCGCGCACTGGTTGTTACAGCTGCGCGATCCGGAATAA
- a CDS encoding biliverdin-producing heme oxygenase, with protein MRSDTPVAPLSAALALRHATQEAHTRVEAVPLMQALGQGHIDAETYAQVLRRHHRLLAGFEEQLSDWLVTLVGSGWQYRRRVPALREDLRVLGQPVDAAVPPPPASSEAVRWGMLYVIEGSQLGGRVIARMLRKRQPGLAHALHYFELADEDPAGWRRFQAVLEQRLQSAAARADAIAGAQAMFAHFHTCLAAEARP; from the coding sequence ATGCGTTCTGACACCCCGGTTGCCCCGCTTTCGGCTGCGCTCGCGCTGCGGCATGCCACGCAGGAGGCGCACACCCGGGTTGAGGCGGTGCCGCTGATGCAGGCGCTGGGGCAGGGCCACATCGACGCCGAGACTTACGCGCAGGTGCTGCGCCGGCATCACCGGCTGCTGGCCGGTTTCGAAGAACAGCTGAGCGACTGGCTGGTGACCCTGGTGGGCAGCGGATGGCAGTACCGCCGCCGGGTGCCGGCGTTGCGGGAGGATCTGCGCGTGCTCGGCCAACCCGTCGATGCCGCGGTGCCGCCGCCGCCGGCCAGCAGCGAGGCGGTGCGCTGGGGCATGCTGTATGTCATCGAAGGCTCTCAGCTCGGTGGCCGGGTGATCGCACGTATGCTGCGCAAACGTCAGCCGGGCCTGGCGCATGCATTGCACTATTTCGAACTGGCCGACGAAGACCCGGCCGGCTGGCGGCGCTTTCAGGCGGTGCTTGAGCAACGCCTGCAGAGCGCAGCGGCGCGTGCCGACGCCATCGCCGGCGCGCAGGCCATGTTTGCCCATTTCCACACCTGCCTGGCAGCGGAGGCACGTCCTTGA
- a CDS encoding TCR/Tet family MFS transporter: protein MSISPDSASAPAPGRRRAALIFIFITVLIDVLSFGVIIPVLPDLVRQFTGGDYAAAAGWIGWFGFLFAAIQFVCSPLQGTLSDRYGRRPVILLSCLGLGLDFILMALAHTLPMLLLARVISGVCSASFSTANAYIADVTPADKRAGAFGMLGAAFGIGFVAGPLIGGWLGSIGLRWPFWFAAGLALLNVLYGWFVLPESLPPERRTARLDWSHANPFGALKLLRRYPQVFGLASVVFLANLAHYVYPSIFVLFASYQYHWGPREVSWVLAGVGVCSIIVNAVLVGRIVRWLGERRALLLGLGCGVIGFVIYGLAGSGRTFLLGVPISAFWAVAAPAAQALITREVGADAQGRVQGALTSLVSLGGIAGPLLFANVFAWFIGSGAPLHLPGAPWLLAGLLLAAGWFMAWKRAGRSPALAQG from the coding sequence ATGTCCATCTCTCCTGATTCCGCATCCGCTCCCGCTCCGGGCCGGCGCCGCGCCGCACTGATCTTCATCTTCATCACCGTGCTGATCGACGTGCTGTCCTTCGGCGTCATCATCCCGGTGCTGCCCGATCTGGTCAGGCAATTCACCGGCGGCGACTATGCAGCCGCAGCTGGCTGGATCGGCTGGTTCGGGTTTCTGTTCGCCGCCATCCAGTTCGTGTGCTCGCCGTTGCAGGGCACTTTGTCCGACCGCTACGGCCGCCGCCCGGTGATCCTGCTGTCGTGCCTGGGGCTGGGCCTGGACTTCATCCTGATGGCACTCGCCCACACGCTGCCGATGCTGCTGCTGGCGCGGGTGATTTCAGGCGTGTGCTCGGCCAGCTTTTCCACCGCCAATGCCTACATCGCCGATGTCACCCCGGCCGACAAGCGCGCCGGCGCGTTCGGCATGCTCGGCGCCGCATTCGGCATTGGCTTTGTCGCCGGCCCGTTGATCGGCGGCTGGCTGGGCAGCATCGGCCTGCGCTGGCCGTTCTGGTTCGCCGCCGGTCTGGCGCTGTTGAACGTGCTGTACGGCTGGTTCGTGTTGCCCGAGTCGCTGCCGCCGGAGCGCCGCACCGCGCGGCTGGACTGGTCGCATGCCAACCCGTTCGGTGCGTTGAAGCTGCTGCGCCGCTACCCGCAGGTGTTCGGCCTGGCCTCGGTGGTGTTCCTGGCCAACCTGGCCCATTACGTCTACCCCAGCATCTTCGTGCTGTTTGCCAGCTACCAGTACCACTGGGGCCCGCGCGAGGTGAGCTGGGTGCTGGCCGGTGTCGGGGTGTGCAGCATCATCGTCAACGCCGTGCTGGTCGGCCGCATCGTGCGCTGGCTGGGTGAGCGGCGCGCGCTGTTGCTCGGCCTGGGCTGCGGCGTGATCGGCTTTGTGATCTACGGCCTGGCCGGCAGCGGCCGCACCTTTCTGCTGGGCGTGCCGATCAGTGCCTTCTGGGCGGTGGCCGCCCCGGCTGCGCAAGCCTTGATTACCCGCGAAGTCGGTGCCGACGCCCAGGGCCGCGTGCAGGGCGCGCTCACCAGCCTGGTCAGCCTGGGCGGCATCGCCGGCCCGCTGTTGTTCGCCAATGTCTTCGCCTGGTTCATCGGCAGCGGCGCGCCGCTGCACCTGCCCGGCGCACCCTGGTTGCTGGCCGGCCTGCTGCTGGCCGCGGGCTGGTTCATGGCCTGGAAGCGGGCAGGGCGCAGCCCGGCACTGGCGCAGGGCTGA
- a CDS encoding lytic murein transglycosylase, which produces MTPLWRALPLLLGLAPFAAWADPAFDRCLAGLQTQAAAKGVDAASFQRFTAGLAADPSVLPLLDAQPEFTTPIWDYLASLVDSQRVSDGQAMLVTHRELLTRLSEQTGVDPATIVAVWGVESDYGRITGKRPLLVSLATLSCAGRRQPFFRGEFLALLGLLQQGDLAPEGLTGSWAGAFGQTQFMPSTYARIAIDGDGDGRRDLVASIPDALASTANYLVKAGWERARPWGMEVRLPAGFDANKAGRTRRQPLQAWQAAGLLGTDGKPLAPTGLPAETAAALLLPAGPTGPAFLVFRNYDAIYAYNAAESYALSIALLADRLRGGAGLVASWPTDDPGLGRPERRQLQQLLLARGHQIGEADGMVGTATRRAIQVEQTRLGLQPADGRAGQRILTALRTAPPVTGAAVRGTAFTLPAAYPAFVQSPIVQKASPMSDVTGLRTGDFHGFPSLLIDTPYSTAAISLFGGQLLSFVPKGGQDVMWLSPTAKQPPTPIRGGAPVCWPYFGRQDQTGDVPAHGFVRTVPWQLTESRREDDGTLVLTLTPPTFDDLALRLHMTLRIGRTLEQRLVTENVSKAPVRFTQALHNYFRVGDALKVSVQGLDGLDYLDKYENYAIAHRQQGDWSLRDPRDPGRSDRIYTNAGGHYTLTDPVLGRRIDIRTEGSRSLVAWNPGEDAASKMADVGTGWRDYVCLEAANAGPDVIELAPGASHTLGQTISVE; this is translated from the coding sequence ATGACGCCGCTGTGGCGTGCGTTGCCGCTGCTGCTGGGCCTGGCGCCGTTCGCCGCCTGGGCCGACCCCGCGTTCGACCGCTGCCTGGCCGGGCTGCAGACCCAGGCCGCCGCCAAGGGTGTGGATGCCGCCAGCTTCCAGCGCTTCACCGCCGGTCTGGCCGCCGACCCCAGCGTGTTGCCGCTGCTGGACGCGCAACCGGAATTCACCACCCCGATCTGGGACTATCTGGCCAGCCTGGTCGATAGCCAGCGCGTGAGCGATGGCCAGGCCATGTTGGTGACTCACCGCGAGCTGCTCACCCGCCTGTCCGAACAAACCGGCGTGGACCCGGCCACCATCGTGGCGGTGTGGGGCGTGGAGAGCGATTACGGCCGCATCACCGGCAAGCGCCCGTTGCTGGTGTCGCTGGCCACGCTGTCGTGCGCCGGCCGCCGCCAACCGTTCTTCCGCGGCGAATTCCTGGCCCTGCTCGGATTATTGCAGCAGGGCGACCTGGCGCCCGAGGGGCTGACCGGCTCCTGGGCCGGTGCGTTCGGGCAGACCCAGTTCATGCCGTCCACCTATGCGCGCATCGCCATCGACGGCGATGGCGATGGCCGCCGCGACCTGGTCGCCAGCATTCCCGACGCGCTGGCTTCCACCGCCAACTATCTGGTCAAGGCTGGCTGGGAACGCGCCCGCCCCTGGGGCATGGAAGTGCGCCTGCCGGCCGGCTTCGACGCCAACAAGGCCGGCCGCACCCGCCGCCAACCGCTGCAGGCCTGGCAGGCCGCCGGCCTGCTCGGCACCGACGGCAAGCCGCTCGCCCCGACCGGGCTGCCGGCCGAGACCGCCGCCGCCCTGTTGCTGCCGGCCGGCCCCACCGGCCCCGCGTTCCTGGTGTTCCGCAACTACGACGCGATCTACGCCTACAACGCGGCCGAAAGCTACGCTCTCTCGATCGCCCTGCTGGCCGATCGCCTGCGCGGTGGCGCCGGCCTGGTCGCCTCCTGGCCCACCGACGATCCCGGCCTGGGCCGGCCCGAACGCCGGCAACTGCAGCAACTGCTGCTGGCCCGCGGCCACCAGATCGGCGAAGCCGATGGCATGGTCGGCACCGCCACCCGCCGCGCCATCCAGGTCGAGCAGACCCGCCTGGGCCTGCAGCCGGCCGATGGTCGCGCCGGCCAACGCATCCTCACCGCCTTGCGCACCGCCCCGCCGGTGACCGGCGCCGCCGTTCGCGGCACCGCGTTCACGCTGCCGGCGGCCTATCCCGCATTCGTCCAATCTCCCATCGTCCAGAAGGCATCCCCCATGTCCGACGTCACCGGCCTGCGCACAGGCGACTTCCACGGTTTTCCCTCGCTGCTGATCGACACCCCGTATTCCACCGCGGCCATCAGCCTGTTCGGCGGCCAACTGCTGTCGTTCGTGCCCAAGGGCGGGCAGGACGTGATGTGGCTGTCGCCCACCGCCAAGCAGCCGCCCACGCCCATCCGCGGCGGCGCGCCGGTGTGCTGGCCGTATTTCGGCCGCCAGGATCAGACCGGTGACGTGCCGGCGCACGGCTTCGTCCGCACGGTGCCGTGGCAGCTCACCGAGAGCCGCCGCGAAGACGACGGCACTTTAGTGCTCACGCTCACGCCGCCGACCTTCGATGACCTGGCGCTGCGCCTGCACATGACCCTGCGCATCGGCCGCACGCTAGAACAACGCCTGGTCACCGAAAACGTCAGCAAGGCGCCGGTGCGCTTCACCCAGGCCCTGCACAACTACTTCCGCGTCGGCGACGCGCTCAAAGTGAGCGTGCAGGGCCTGGACGGGCTGGACTATCTCGACAAGTACGAGAACTACGCCATCGCGCACCGCCAGCAGGGCGACTGGAGCCTGCGCGATCCGCGCGACCCCGGCCGCAGCGACCGCATCTACACCAACGCCGGCGGCCACTACACCCTCACCGACCCGGTGCTGGGCCGCCGCATCGACATCCGCACCGAAGGCAGCCGCTCGCTGGTGGCCTGGAATCCGGGCGAAGACGCCGCCAGCAAGATGGCCGACGTCGGCACCGGCTGGCGCGACTACGTCTGCCTGGAAGCCGCCAACGCCGGCCCTGACGTGATCGAACTGGCGCCCGGCGCCAGCCACACGCTGGGCCAGACCATCAGCGTTGAATAA
- a CDS encoding YchJ family protein, producing MSPSTPTDPCPCGRAAGYAQCCGQYHAGAAAPDAETLMRARYSAYVRRNVDYLLASWHPSTRPAELALDEGGRTTWLGLNVQRAIATGADTAEVVFLARYRIGGGSAVRMTEHSRFVREDGHWYYLDAR from the coding sequence ATGTCACCGTCCACACCCACCGATCCCTGTCCCTGCGGCCGCGCCGCCGGCTACGCCCAGTGCTGCGGCCAGTACCATGCCGGCGCTGCGGCGCCCGATGCGGAAACGCTGATGCGCGCGCGCTACAGCGCTTATGTCCGCCGCAACGTCGATTACCTGCTGGCGAGCTGGCATCCGTCCACGCGGCCGGCCGAGCTGGCGCTGGACGAAGGCGGCCGCACCACCTGGCTGGGCCTGAACGTGCAGCGCGCCATCGCCACCGGCGCAGACACCGCCGAGGTGGTGTTCCTGGCCCGTTACCGCATCGGCGGTGGCAGTGCGGTACGCATGACCGAACACAGCCGGTTCGTGCGCGAGGATGGCCACTGGTACTACCTGGACGCCCGGTAA